One Ranitomeya variabilis isolate aRanVar5 chromosome 4, aRanVar5.hap1, whole genome shotgun sequence genomic window, GGTTGAGCATGGGGAGAGAGGACCTAGTTGCCAGATATCGGTTTGTGACAGTGGGTTCTATACTAGACCCTGAGACGCGCAGGCCACACTCCTGGTCAATTATCAGGAGATACCTTCCCTTGACAATGGGGTGCCTTGTGAATTGTGCGACTCTAGAAATCTATGCTACAAGGGTGGGAGAGAGGTTATCAGATACAGATTGGGACAACCCATTTGATACCATGCTACGAAATAGGGCTTCACAGTTTCACTCTACTTCCAGATTCTATCTCTTTTTGAAAAAGGAGTTGGACTACACTAAACGAAAAACAGGCCTTCCAAGATGGTGCACCCGTTTCCCAGTCTTAACCCCAGAACATATCCTCAAGGCTATGTTTTATGCTTGGAAGGCTTTACCGGCTTCTTCCTATAGGGAAATGTTGCTTAGAGTGTACCATGGCACATATATATCGCCGCATCGTTCGTTTCTCATGGGCTTATCCCAATCGGATAATTGTTTAAAGTGTGCGGCTCCTGGGGCTGATCTTTTTCATCAATTTTGGGATTGCCCGGCTATTGCAAGGTTTTGGGAGGAGATAAGGAACTTCTGTCTAGATCATCTGTTGAACTATTTGCCTTCCACGGCAGAGTGGGCGATTCTGGGAATATGGCCTGGGGAAGCTTTAAGAATTACAAGAGGGGCTAAACGTTTGGCATCTATGGTATCTATGGTAGGGAAAAAATGTATATTACAACAGTGGATAACAGTGGAACCTCCAACACTGATAATGTTTTTGAATAAGCTAAAGCATGTGTTCCGTATGGAATGGATAGAGACACAGGTGGGGGGGGATCGCCTGGTTCCCCgcttttttgatacttgggagagtttaATTGACACGTTCTCTGAAGAGGTGAGAACTCATCTTATAACTTGTTTTGAACAGTCCCCATGGTATATTACTAGGATGGTGGCAGGTGATCCTCCGATCCGATCTAACATACGGGACGGGATGGGATAGGAGTGACAAAGCATTAAATAATCGTTGCTAGTGGGTTAAGATGGTTTTTATTATGTAAGGATACTGTTGGTTTGCTTGATAGCTATGATGGTGTGTGACGGAAGCGACATTACACTAAATAACTGTTACTTGCACGTTATGATATTTTTACTAATGGGAAAGTTCTTGtttgttttataatttttatttattttacttttttttcttgtttaaaAATGAAACAAAGAAAATATGTTAAAATGAAGGTTATCTTTCTTATGAATATGTGGTACTGTAGAGTATAAGGCTCTCATGGTTATTGATTGTATTCACATATATTCCAATTATTTGATGCCCATGAGTCGTTGAATTGTATATTAATGCATGAAGCACTGTATTGCATAATTTTGTGTACATGAATATCTtatccttcaataaaaaactttGAAAGGAAAAGATTACACAAAGCTCCCAGTAAGTgataaattgctggaatcaggatctctgtctctacattatgctgctctcaggttgggtggcaaaaacctggtgacagattacctttaatagtGTGAAGCCCCATATAACAAAAAGTAGTTTCTAGAAAGAACACTTTTTGATTGTAGCACAAAAGTATGTACAAGCCTGGATTTAGGTTTAGCCGATATTGGCATCTTCTGGGGGCATGGACCTTCACATCCCTGAGCAACGctcaatgagagaaaaaaaaaagtatctgctttttttctcccaaAAAACGAGTAAATTTTGACCATGGACTGATCCTGGTACTGTGGCCTGGCCCTGTACATTTCTATGGGACAGAAGCGAAATGCCAAAAACAACATATGGATGAGTGACACTGTTTTAGGAGAATGGACAAACTCTTGATCTTATCTCATAACTAATTTTATTCCTAAGCACTACAATGAAGTTCATACTAACCCCCTTCAAATACACAGACCATGTAACACAGAGGGAAATACCAATATATCCCTATATACCCGCCAGAGGgtagtattgcagctcagccccattcaGTTTAATAGAGCTGAGTGGTAATGCCACAAACCTATACACCCAtttctggaagaaagcagccatgtcttTCTACTGCTGGACAACCCTGCTTTTCCCACAGCATATGATGCAATAACTCTTGTAGAGGTTTTCATGATGCCCTCAAGAAGTAAAGACCTGATGATTGGCACATATGGGAGATCTGCAGTGTGCTAACCTGAATACAGGAGAGGAATGAAATATGTAGTATTTTTATCAGATGACGCCATACAGTAACACTAAACATGTACCCATGTTATACGTTTAAATATTGTGGTGccacctaagaaaaaaaaaaagtgccaactTAAAACAGCAACCACAGCTTTccgtaaaaataacaaaaatcTTTAATTTGCAGATAAAAAGATAATTAAAAGAAGACCACAACATGCTGAGATATACAAGGAGGTGACCAGAGTTTATCTATGCCATTATTGTCATTTACGCACAGTTTCCAAAAATTGtcttaaagggagtttgtcaccTCAAATTTACAATTCAAAGTAACCACAGCCTTAAAGGAGATGGAAAATCACTGTTAATTTAAAGTGTAAAAATGGTGTGACTGATGCCATTTAAGAACTCATACATTAAGCTATAATTCCTATAAGATGTACAGTagaataaatgcaaaaaaaaatttccatgTGTATAAGGGTATCTGCTGGTAACGCTGAAAGAAGCCATCAATTTAAATACATACAAGTCAAATCAACAAGAATTATCTATTTAATGGTGCAGTCAGAAATACAAGGTATAAACCTGCTAgcaagtataaggccggcgtcacactggcgagttttacggacgtaagagcgcagaaactacgtccgtaaaactcgcattacatacggcacaatgcttctcaatggggctgctcctatcagccgtatattacggttcagtattatacggctttctacggccgtacaaaatcgcagcatgctgcgtttgtcagcgtattgcgctaataatacgccaatgaaagtctatgggggcgagaaaaatacggattccacacggacctgcagtgtgacttgcgagaaatacgcagcgctgttagtgaaaagtcggtaattcaattgccggctttttccttcacaaacccgacaggatatgagacatggtttacatacagtaaaccatctcatatcccccttttttttttgcatattccacactactaatgttagtagtgtgtatgtgcaaaatttggccgctgtagctgctaaaataaagggttaaatggcggaaaaaattggcgtgggctcccgcgcaattttctccgccagagtggtaaagccagtgactgagggcagatattaatagccaggagagggtccatggttattggcccccccgtggctaaaaacatctgcccccagccaccccagaaaaggcacatctggaagatgcgcctattctggcacttggccactctcttcccactccctgtagcggtgggatatggggtaatgaagggttaatgccaccttgctattggaaggtgacattaagccagattaataatggagaggcgtcaattatgacacctatccattattaatccaattgtaggaaagggttaaaaaaaaccacacacgattaaaaaggattttaatgaaataaacacagcggttgttgtaataatttattgttctcgcaatccatttgcaaaccctcgcttggcaaaataataaacgcacaaaatacataccttctggtgaaccgtctcgtcccacgaagtaatccatctgaaggggttaactaatattacaggcaggagccctgctaatgcagtggtgtgctccgtgcctgtaatcccccggcgaatgaatgaaatgtaggtcattgacctacatttccttcagtcgcggtgatgcgccccctggtggatgtcctcatatgacctggagcgtgggaaaaagttcccaggctgcagttcatgagaacatccaccagagggtgcctcaccgcgactcaatgtaagtacagatccagctttcctttcagcacccggggattacaggcacgagcgagtggtttatcgcagctgtgcctgtaatattagttaaccccttcagatggattacttcgtgggacgtgatctgacatcagaaggtatgtatcttgtgcgttaattattttgccaagcgagggcctggaaatggattgcgagaacaataaattattacaacaaccgctgtgtttatttcattaaaatcctttttaatcatgtgtgtgtgtgttttttttaaccctttcaaacaattggattaataatggataggtgtcataattgacgcctctccattatgaatctggcttaatgtcaccttccaatagcaaggtggcattaacccttcattaccccatatcccaccgctacagggagtgggaagagagtggccaagtgccagaataggcgcatcttccagatgtgccttttctggggtggctgggggcagatgtttttagccacgggggggccaataaccatggaccctctctaggctattaatatctgccctcagtcactcactggctttaccattctggcggagaaaattgcgcgggagcccacgccaattttttccgccatttaaccctttatttcagcagctacagcgctgaaattttgcacatacacactactaacattagtagtgtggaatatgcaaaaaaaaaggggatatgagctggtttactatatgtaaaccatatctcatatcctgtcgggtttgtgcaggagaaatgaaaagccggcaattgaattaccggctgttcacagatatcgcgctgaatgaaatctaaatacagaatatatatatatgtgtctcaatgacatatatatatatatacactgtatatatgttttaatgaacatttgagcacataaatccattagatgtcggttttgcaagcctgcgcgaaaatcttgcagtacggatgccatacggattacatacggaggatgccatgcgcaaaatacgctgacacaccctgcctacggatcactattttgggaacatttcaccgtatttcggccgtaaaatacggaccgtattgtcttacgccgagtgtgacgccggcctaagtgagaAGAAATCTACATCCCATGTGGTCCGTGCCCCATTACAAGGGAGGCAGCTATATCTTTCAGCTAAGGCATATTATACGCAATTATTGTGAACTGCTCCCTGATGACAGTAATAACCTAAAGTaggatttaaagggaatcggtcagcaggtttttgataccacatctgagagtagcataatgtaggcaaagagaagctgaatccaaccatGTGTCACTTAGATAAatgggtgcagccgttctcacacaatcagagcttttagatttagaatgaaggctGCTCCTGCCCACATCAGGCTCTGTATATGCAATGTCTATAGACagcgagctgcttatcacaggagggggcgtcgcCGGACTAGTGCAGTCCAGCAATGTCAatcgataaatccttcacagttagtaaacagcagtgagcactttgacaagtgacacatcccttaattctgtgtttcagcctctatctcctgctgtcctcagattaaatgtgctgacagattccctttaaatacatatatatttttctggTCACTTATCTCTTGTAATGGTCCAAATTTTATACATTTAAGCATGCATTGTCTTAGTTTTGAGGAAAAGTTCCTATTTTTGTAGGTTGGCATTCTGAAGAAACCATAACAATATTTTTTAGCTACAACGATGTAACATACTAGACTGCGTTGTTTGTCTTCTGTAGCATATATTAGGAAACCACTGCTCAGCCCCAATCTACAACATACTAATACACCGCACATAAATTCTACAGACAGCTGGAATGAGTTACCATAACACAATTTATCAGGTATATATAGTTAAATGTGCCAAATAACTGTTTTTGACTTGCACCGTATTTACTACCTGTTTCAGACACTTTCAGCGCCATGTCCTAATTAAACAGGGGTGTGGATTATCAGAAAAGGGGTATATCCTAACATGTGACACACTGGGCCACAAATATGTCATAGTTGAAGAgtgcatttttcacacactccaagACAAAAAAAAGTGGTGTAATTTTAGACTAGACAGCGTTAAAATACAACAAATTTATCAAACTATAAGAACCACTATGATAAAGCTAGCACATTTTAAGACTGCTTAATTTAAAGCACACCATACCATACACAATATGGCTGTTGGCCGAACGATGCTTCGGCCAACAGTCATCTCAGTTGACTTTCCCACTGCCAGGCTCATCTCCAGGAGAACAAAAAtatcagcagtccaaaatcagacatacaGGATCAATATCTCCCCCAGCTGAAAATTTTCCAAGGCTCCTATACACATTAAAGTATCGGCCAAACCCACTTGATAGACTGTACTAACTAAAGCCCCCTAAGAATTAGACAGTATTGATAAGTCTGCCTGGATAACTATACCTAGTTTAGATCATTTATGCTCTATCAATAATTATAGTGCTGAGAAGAGACCTTGATGCTACATAACAGGACAGTGAAGACTAAAGTACTAAACTTTCATACCTGGGGTCTCAACTGAATGTGGATTGATCAACTTAAAGGGTTTGTGCCAAGTTTTTACCTTACTATATGCTGAAGGACCAACAGCAGGACCTTCCCAATCCCAAGATTGGAGATCTTCGTCTGAATAGAGCAGGGATCGAGCATGCACACattcgctccattcattctctatgggactgcctaGTACAGAGCTTGGCTACCTGTAGCAGTCCTATAGAATAAGTAAAAGGTGGACATGTTTATTGTCTGATCCATTCAGATGGTGGACCTGTTTAACCACAGATCCATTCATCAGTATGTTATATCCTATTCTATAGATGCGGGTTGACTTACACACTTTGTACAAGCCTTTTAaagtaaagggaatcagtcaccatgTTTGACCTATATAAACTATTAATATGAGCATAAATGTTATAGTTTGCTGAAGAGACTGATGTCAGATGCCTTGTTACTGAGAAATCATctattatcactttatataaatggcctcttccaggctctggggaggatgttGTCTGCCAGATaagctctgcctccagagcttatgtgACATGAAAGGGGAGTTACCAATGAGACAAGTAACAAACACTGAACAGGAGAAATGAAAGGTGTCTTCttgcaaatacattttttattctctccgtctgcctgtgagctggaagctgaaaggaacctgcagatgtgttaggtattatcacacacagctctgcagtgagatcaggagagcagagagcggcaatcacactggtaactcccccttcatgtaaaacaagctctggaggcagagttttcttccaggcagCGTActtcccagagcctggaagaggttatTTATATAAACCGATAAAAGATTTCTCAGCAACACCACAGCTGATATGAGGCACACAGGATGGACCGTTTTCAGCGGTCTAAaacttgtatgcccatattaatagtttagataggtcaaatgtggagacagattcccttttaaaacaTGGGTTTTCATTTTCAAGTATAGGTAATatgaaaaacaggtgaaatataacGTACGGTATGGTTGGTATAAACATGGGGCACATTCAAAAAGTTATTTCATCAATGGCCTtcacattaaagagaacctgtcagcacgattttgcATACTGAAGAAAAGGCATAGATATGATTGCGCTGTTATATAAATTAAATAGATATCTTTAGTGGAGAAATCCACTCTGTGTGTGTGTTctttaatcagcatttgaagttttGCTGTAAGAAGCTTTAGGTGCTAACAggcgggactgtgggtagggtcttcagtTCCTGAGTCAACCCCTCAGTCTGCCTCTAGTGTCCGTATGGTAGGTCACTGCTTTGCGAGTGACCGGCCTCCTGTTTGAAAGTTTGTGCCGTCATTGCCGCAGGAGGCCCTTTAGCAGACTGACCTCCCGATTGTTTTCGGAAAAATAGCGCCGGTGGCGGCACATGCATAGATTGAGATCTCAGTTGAAAAACATCCTTTTTAGAGATATAATCGAGCCGAGATTTCAATTTGCGCATGCTCCGCCACTTTACTAAAGACAGGCAGGAGGTTTTCTGCGCATGTGCCGCCAcagtgccattttattgaagaccgtCAGGGGATCAATGTGCGCAAGCACCACCTGTGGCGAGCAAAGAGCCAATGCAAACTTTTAAACAGAAAGCAGGTAACTCACAAAGCATTTCCCTGTCATATGGACACCAGAGGGGTCGGGGTAAGAGCCAAATACCCTACTCACAATCCTGCTGCTATGTACCTAAAACATATTACACCAAAACTTCAAAGAACCACCACAGAGAGGATTTATTCACTAAAGGGATCTTTTTAATCTGTATACATAATTGTGTCCAACATACAACagcatgctgacaggttctctttaacatcaACGATCAAGTCACATAAGTCAAGGTAGTATCAGTTTGAACCGGTTGAAAATCCCAAGCGACCCCCACATCATTTAGACAGTTCTACTTTTGTATGACATAACATGTGTTTGTCGTGAACGTATTTGGTAAGAAAATGTTTTCCACACACATGACATCCATAGGGTTTCTCTAAAGTGTGCTTCCTTTTGTGTATTTCCAGCTCTGTCTTACTGAAAAAGCATTTGCCACAATTGAAGCAGTGCACAGGTGAGGAATGAGTTTTCTCGTGTTTTGCTAGAGATGATTCACTGTAGAAACATCCCCCACACACTTTGCATACACACAACTTCAAGTCTGTGTGAAAGACCTGGTGTTTGACAAGGAACGACAGCTCCGTGAAGCTTTTCCCACATAAGGAACATACAAAGAGTTTATCTACGGAGTGGATGACTTGATGTTTAGCAAGTTCCAAGTTACTGTAGAAGGCTTTTTGGCAACTGGGACAGTGGTACAAGATCTCCATTGCGTTGTCACTTTGACGAACTGAGTAGACAGAAGAATTGCTTTTCTCATCATCCACATCCATTTGAAGATGCTCTGAACCAGCTGAAGACTTAACGGTATTTTTTACGTTTTCGGGCCTTTTTTCAACACAAGAAGCTGGGTTAATTTGCTTAACAAGTGTAGATGTAGATAGTCGTATAGGATAACTCAGTGTTTTCAGGTTTAGATCTTTACAGGATACCGATACTTTGTTGGAGGAGGATGGTTTCTCGATAGTAACAAGAGATGAATATTGCTTTTTGTGGTCAGTATTTGCCTGCTTTCCTCTCTCACGTGAGACAGCATTCATAATAATGTGAGTAAATGGATATTGAGAGGGATCTGCCGGAGCCAACATATTGGGTTGTAGGAGGCTTTGTCCACTATATGAGGGCTGTTCCTCCGTGGTACGAGGAGAAGGATGATGTTGTGTATGATTGTTGGATGTATACATATTGGGTGCTGTTTCACCATAAGGAGACTGTTGCTCCACAATATGCAGATAAGAATGATGTTGCACATGATCTGTAGGTGTATATGTATTGATCTGTGGCTCCCCATATGAGGATGGCTCTTCCACAGTAGGATGTTGTGTATGGTCCATTGGTGTCTGGTTTGCCAGGTGATCATCATATGAGACTGGTTCCTCCTTAATATGAACTGAGTGAAATTGTACACCTGGGTGAGGAGTTGGGAGATTTCCTCCATCATATGAGTCATCACAGGTTTCCTCCTTAATACGCATATCGGAATAATTTGTATGATCTACATTACTGATGCTTCCATCTTCACATGCAGATATGTTTTCAGTAAAATTTGCAGTGGATACATTTTGCATTACTCCATGGCTATGTATATTTAGGTTTTCCGTCATGTCATGTTCATTTAAAAGTTCTGATGATCCATTATGGAGAAGACTATTTTTACAAATGGGGTCATCTAGAGGACAAAAACAGAAGAAAATAAGAAATATCAGCTTTGGCATCTACAGGATCTAGTTTTGAAGTACAAAATATTCTTCTCTTACCCAGTAATTCAATCGAGACGTCTttgtacagatccttgtgtccttctatatATTCCCACTCCTCCAAGGAGAAATGGACGGTGACATCATCGCTTctgataggaacctgacacacaatgATACAGTCATCATCCAGACACATCATCCcttgcgttactgtataatgtcccactattcccagcagcgctcacctctccagtcagcagcttagTGATCTTGTTGGTGAGATCTAGGATCTTCTGCTCAGTTTCCTTATGAGAAGTCACAGATCGAGATGGAGTCGGTAATACATTTGGCATAGTTCTAGAAATCCCTTCTACGACCAAAAGTCTGTTGTGTGTGGTTTGTCTACCGGGCTTTTTGACAACGATATAATCCtgtagagaaagagagacctctgtAAGAACAAGATCCTGGAATCATTCCTGATTATACTTTTCTGTATCCTCTAAAATATATACCAATATTTCCCTTACTCGGCACATTcacgtggatataaaaagtctacacatccctattaaaatgccaggtttttgtcatgcaCTAAAATCATACCAAAAAGGATCATTTTAGGACTTTTACCACCACACTTTCATGTCACCCATAAtttgtacaattcaattgaaaaaataAAGTGAAGTTGGTTcaagttgaaaaataaaaataaagtagtaTAATAATGTTGTTGCATAAATATTCACACCCTGAATACTGgaacactgctggagacagatgtcTCTGAGCTTCGGTCCGCATGGCGGTATACAGGCGAGCATGCATTCTCTGAGCAGAGCTGCCTTTCTTCCCTATGGTTCATGTCCTGCTGTAAACCCATCAGGCTGAGTGAGAAAATTAATTACGCAGCTTGATCACGATGCATCTCCTCAGCCTGACTGGTACTCGTCTTATTACACAGCAGTTGCTTGAGACAGCGTTTCTCCAGACTACAACCAGGGCCTTTTTTGCCACTTGGCATTGGAGGGCTAGTGCCAAAGGCTGCAGGTAGCGGTGAGAAGGGCCAGAAGATATACTGTAGATATTCTacttaaggctagggtcacattgcgttaaggcagtccgtttagcgcatagcgctacggactgcgctaatgcaatgtcccaaaagggatcgcgttagccgatcccgctagcgcagatccccgatctgcgctagcgaggaacggaccgcgaacgctgcaagcagcgttcgcgggccgtcactcaaatgacggcacatcgctagcgcacgcccaatgtgggcgggcgctagcgacgcgttcaccattacaggctattgcggcgttaatggactacgttaacaccgcattatgccgtggtgtaacgtagtccgttaaacgcggtcacataacgcaatgtgaccctagcctaacattCTCCACTGCACTGCAGGTTTtcactatgtaatctgacagcagtaggatgtagggacagataccctgaatccagcgatgaatcacttactttactgggtgcagcatcTATGATAGAATCTCCATTTTATCGGTTGCAGGTCTACCAGTTCTATAAcgttgagctctgtgtaacccgcaccaacactactgattggcagcttcctgtgtacaatgtgcataggcagaaagcttatTGGATGTGGGGTTTGACTAGGAGGCAAGAGGCCAGTTGTCTAGtagtgataatctcatgctgataaaacactgattgtatggaAACACCTAAATcaagccaagtaagtgacacatctctgtaatcagggtctctgctcctacaccatggtcctctcagattacatagcaaaacctaaaGACAGATTCCCATTGTGGTTCATGCTCTTTGATAAATCTGTCCAATTTTAAGACCATCTATAAGTTTACACCACTCTTTATTTGGCTTACTTTGTGCCAGAATTTTGGAGCATTCAGCTTGACTTAGGCCATACTCCTTTATTTGGTAAGCCACACTTCTTTTCAACAATGGTCAAGGCGTAGAAAGGGTGTAAAATACCCAATTAATATAGTGTCGGTCTTGAGAGACAGTGTTTTGGCACATTTGATAAATCCTGCCCTATGTATTTAGACATATCCATGCCCCAATTGAAAATCACATATTTGAAAGCACTGTAAAGGCAATCAGGTAATCGCTGGTTTCGTTTTCCAAGGAGGTGATATAAGTATAATATAAAATATTGATGAACAACATTTTTCCGACCGGATGATTTTCCGTTTTCGTTTgtttctcctcttcttccaagagttataacttttttatttttccatccacgcaGCCATATAAGGGCTTGATTTTTTTTGCCCAGCGAGCTGTAgtttgtagttttgaatggcactCATTTTACAGGTCAACGTACAAGTAAAAAAACCAACtcttggctgtcatgacaacccatcagcaccTCGTTATCGCTTCCTAGTGGGCCAATGATGCAAATAAAAATAAATGGCGCAGTCAGATTGATAACGGTATTTAATAGTTTACCAGCCGCGGGCAGAGCGAAGCTCcactcacagctgtgagaggaagaTGATGGATGGataacagccatcatctgccagcaaGTTTCTGAGCCTGATTCTAAGAAGGGACCCAACATATGATGTAAATATGCATCAtatatcgggaaggggttaagaagaaaTATAAGAGTCCTAAAAATTAATTTGTTTTGGAGTATTGAAAAATACAACTTTTCTAGCAAAAAAACAAGGCCGCATACAGCTACAgctatgaaaaattaaaaaagtgatgTCTCTGgaaatgatgtaaaaaaaaaaaaaaaaattctgcatccCTCACCCGTTTTTCAAAAGCCATTAAGATAACAGGTAGTCACGTGCTGATATCATAAATGGAAGGGCTCATGGCTACTGCTCCCCCTGACATCATCCTTACATGTAGGACAGATCTCAGGTGCACATGTACGGAGCGAGCTCAGGTGCTATACAGCTATACAGGGCTGGCTCTGATCACTCTTGTATAACCATTTAAAACCATTTAAACACTGTTCTTTAGCCTGAATCACCGACAGGGGTGTGAAC contains:
- the LOC143764935 gene encoding uncharacterized protein LOC143764935, whose protein sequence is MGMDKSATTEQILYHIMEILYLLTGEDYIVVKKPGRQTTHNRLLVVEGISRTMPNVLPTPSRSVTSHKETEQKILDLTNKITKLLTGEVPIRSDDVTVHFSLEEWEYIEGHKDLYKDVSIELLDDPICKNSLLHNGSSELLNEHDMTENLNIHSHGVMQNVSTANFTENISACEDGSISNVDHTNYSDMRIKEETCDDSYDGGNLPTPHPGVQFHSVHIKEEPVSYDDHLANQTPMDHTQHPTVEEPSSYGEPQINTYTPTDHVQHHSYLHIVEQQSPYGETAPNMYTSNNHTQHHPSPRTTEEQPSYSGQSLLQPNMLAPADPSQYPFTHIIMNAVSRERGKQANTDHKKQYSSLVTIEKPSSSNKVSVSCKDLNLKTLSYPIRLSTSTLVKQINPASCVEKRPENVKNTVKSSAGSEHLQMDVDDEKSNSSVYSVRQSDNAMEILYHCPSCQKAFYSNLELAKHQVIHSVDKLFVCSLCGKSFTELSFLVKHQVFHTDLKLCVCKVCGGCFYSESSLAKHEKTHSSPVHCFNCGKCFFSKTELEIHKRKHTLEKPYGCHVCGKHFLTKYVHDKHMLCHTKVELSK